In one window of Bacteroidota bacterium DNA:
- a CDS encoding DUF86 domain-containing protein, with the protein MPDSILLDMLESVLESLEIINERFEKVVEPDDFVSSSAGVLLFDAISMRLQVVGEMIKQIEKCHRDFLNQYTEIEWDKIMRLRDIISHHYENMDHEIIYDVCQNHVPKLKRTVTEMIMNFNQSS; encoded by the coding sequence ATGCCTGACTCGATTTTGCTGGATATGTTGGAAAGCGTGTTAGAATCACTTGAAATCATAAATGAACGATTTGAAAAAGTGGTTGAGCCTGATGATTTTGTATCAAGTTCTGCTGGAGTATTATTGTTTGATGCCATCTCAATGAGGCTTCAGGTTGTTGGCGAAATGATCAAGCAAATTGAAAAATGTCACAGAGATTTTCTTAATCAATATACTGAAATTGAGTGGGACAAAATTATGAGACTTCGTGACATTATTTCCCACCATTATGAAAATATGGATCATGAGATTATTTATGACGTTTGTCAGAATCATGTTCCAAAACTAAAGCGGACAGTAACTGAAATGATAATGAATTTTAATCAAAGCAGTTAA